Below is a genomic region from Vulgatibacter sp..
CAGGGCCCCGCGTCGCAGGCCTCCGCCCGATCGTGGATCCCGTCGCCGCAGGCGGGGAGGCTGCAGTCGGTGCGGCAGGCGTCGGGGCGGTCGGCATTCGCAGCGCCCTCGTCGCAGGCTTCGTCGGGGTCGAGCCTGCCGTCCCCGCAGCGCTCCAGGGTGCAGTCGGCGCGGCACCCCCCCGCTCCCGGTGGATCACATTCCTCGTGGACACCGGTAATGCCGTCGCCGCAGGTGGGCGCCCGGCAATCGCTCCTGCAAGTGGCGGAGCGATCGTCGTTCGCCGCCCCCTCGTCGCAGACCTCGCCGTCGGCCTCGTCGACGACCCCGTCGCCGCAGTGGCGCCTGGGCAGCTGCGCGAGGTTGCAGCTCGCGTCGCAGACGGTGCAGGCGGCGCCGTAGGCACAGCCCTCGGTCACGGCGTTGCCGTCGTCGCAGCCCTCGTGCATCGGATCGAGCACGCCGTCCCCGCAGAGGCTCGCGACGCCGGGGACCTCGCGGCATGCGGCGTCGCAGACCGTGCACGCCGTCTCGCCGTACGGACAGCCCTCGGTGCGGGCGTTGCCGTCGTCACAATCCTCACCGCGCTCGAGCGCGCCGTTGCCGCAAAGCTGCAGGCCCAGCCCCTTCTTCGGCGCATCCAACCCCCCGTCGCAGGCGGTGAAGAGCGCGAGAAGCAGAAGCAGGAAGGCACGCAAGGACATCGGCACGTCTCGCAAGGCAGAGGCGGGGCCGACGATAGCCCCTTCCCGAGGGGATGTCCCGGCAGCACGGGGTGGATCACCCCGGTGGGCCCTGGCGGGCGCGGTGCCTACCTTGGCCGCCGGAGGCCAGGCATGCGGCAGGTGATCGTCCAGGTCGAGGCGGGGCGTGGCGGGCAGGTCCAGCGGCTCGCCGCCGCCCGCGGCGCAACCAACCAGGCGTGCTGGGCGGCGGAGGGCGCAGACGGGCCCTGCGACGTGGTGCTCCTCCACCTTCCCAACCACGAAGTGGGACCGCTCATCGATGCGCTCGACGAAGCGATCGGGGGCGCGCGCGTGAGCCTTCTCCCCCAGGGCGCCTTCGCGCTGCGCCCCCCGCCGGACGAGGCGCCGCAGCAGGTCCTCGACGTGCAGCCGCGCAGCCCCCTCGAGATCTTCCTCTCCGGCCTGCAGAGCGTCGGGAGCTGGAAGGGCTTCCTCGGCTTCGCCGCTGCCGCGGGGGCGGTGGTCTGGCTCGGCCTGCTCACCGGCACCTGGTACCTGCTCACCGCGGCGATGCTCATTGCGCCCTTCGCCTCGCCGGCGATGAACGCTGCAGTGGCTGCAGCCCGTGGCGACGGAAGCCTGTTGCTGCGGAGCCTCGGTCGCTACGCTGCGAGCCTCGCCACCACCATCGGCGTGGGGATGCTGCTCACCTGGGTCATCGGGCCGGAGGCGCCGACCGAGATGATGCGGCGCACCGCCTCGATCTCGAATGCGACCGCGCTGTTGCCGCTGGTCGCCGGCGCTGCAGGCGCGCTCCACCTCGCGCAATCGGAGCGCAGCAGCCTCGTCAGCGCCGCCGGCACCGGCATGCTCGTCGCCGCCTCCCTCGCCCCGCCCGCCGGCGTGGTGGCGATGGGCCTCGTCCTCGGCGAGTGGATCCTGGTGCGCAGCGGCTTCTTCCTCCTGCTGCTGCAAATTGCCGGGATTCAACTCGCCGGCGCGCTCGTCTTCCGGCTCGTCGGCCTCTCGGCGAAGGGCGCCCGCTTCCCCGCCGGCAGAAAGGCGCTGGTGCCGATCGCGTTCGTCGGGGCGGCAGCCGCCTTCACCGCCCTGCTCTTCTGGCAGCTCGGCGATCCACCGGCCCTGCAGCGCGCCAGCGTGGTCTCCACCGCGCAATCCCTCGTCGCCAGGGAGCTGCGCGGAGCCGATGTACCCGTGCTGCTCGAGACCCGGATCCGTTTTCCCCAATCGGGCGGCGCGGGCAACCGGCTCCTCACCGACGTCTGGGTGCTGGCGGGGCC
It encodes:
- a CDS encoding DUF389 domain-containing protein encodes the protein MRQVIVQVEAGRGGQVQRLAAARGATNQACWAAEGADGPCDVVLLHLPNHEVGPLIDALDEAIGGARVSLLPQGAFALRPPPDEAPQQVLDVQPRSPLEIFLSGLQSVGSWKGFLGFAAAAGAVVWLGLLTGTWYLLTAAMLIAPFASPAMNAAVAAARGDGSLLLRSLGRYAASLATTIGVGMLLTWVIGPEAPTEMMRRTASISNATALLPLVAGAAGALHLAQSERSSLVSAAGTGMLVAASLAPPAGVVAMGLVLGEWILVRSGFFLLLLQIAGIQLAGALVFRLVGLSAKGARFPAGRKALVPIAFVGAAAAFTALLFWQLGDPPALQRASVVSTAQSLVARELRGADVPVLLETRIRFPQSGGAGNRLLTDVWVLAGPDEAPGLEERIAALLRRELDGVQPLVQVHRLQP